The following nucleotide sequence is from Salvia miltiorrhiza cultivar Shanhuang (shh) chromosome 7, IMPLAD_Smil_shh, whole genome shotgun sequence.
cccctaacgTGGAGCCTCTTATTACGTCAAACACCCTATGgcaaggggtgtgtcaactaagcccctaAACTACTTATTTTCAGACAATTAAGCCATTAGCCCTATCACGTACTTAACTCCGTTcgtttgttttgtatttttttttgttttttcggTGGGCCCCACCATTTAACCCAATCATCTCCTTCGCCGCGGTCGTTTCTCCGCCGCCGCCCCATTCGAGAGCTACGTAATCGACGCTCACAGAATCCTCGCTGATGCATTGGATTCCGAAACCAAACAGACCCAATTGAtccttttaatttatgtataatCATCCTTTTTTTTCTATCTAATTGATGGTGTGCAGAGGCCAGCAGCCCTAGCTGATTTCCCTTTCAAATTGCAACACACTCCCAGTGATCGCGAGCGCGTCACGCTGACGAGGGAACTCGACGGAGAGGAAATTAAGGTCACGCTACTCGGCAACAACCAAAATCAGAATGACTGCTCCGATTCCGACGAGGAATCTCCCGCGAGATCTGCAATCGATCTGATAATTGAAATCTCCAAACCAAATGGAAAATCAATGAAATTTTTCGCCGCTGCTTTTGCTCATAAAATTAAGATCCAGAGATTAATAATGAGATCCACGAGCCCAAGCTTCAACAGCCAAATCGCCGCAGAGAAGAGCGGAGACGACAACGAAGAAGACGAAGATTTTGAATTCTCACTGGtgcacaaggatttcaaggAGTTTTCAGCCGAGGATTTCGTCTACGACGGCAAGCTCGGCCCGATCTTTCCGGTGTTCAACCTCAATCTCCTGTTGcgcgacggcggcggtggagacGATTAGTGCGATGAGTCAGCTCCTCCTCGAAGATCGCATCGACGACGACAATGATAACCCGCCGTCGGAAGCCGACGAGCTCGAGAGCGTTCCGACTGGCACGTACTTCATCTGGCGGCCGAAGGCGTCGGATCTCCCGTCGCCGAGCCGGTGTAAGAAGCTGAAGAAAATTATTAAGAATTGGTGGGGCCCAccgaaaaaaattaaaaataaataaaaaattaaaaaaatagacgGAGTTAAATGTCCGTTAGGGCGAATGGCTTAGTTGTCCGAAATTAAGTAGTTTAGGGGCTTAATTGACACACCCCTTGCCATAAGGTGTTAAGACGTAATAAAGGGCTTCAcgttaggggcttatttgatacttaacccaagaaaaaaaaaacccttaaagaaaacccttgaaagcacaagaaaagcagactaagggtcgagcctcgttaaaaccttatTACTGAAAACTCCGTGGGAAAAACCGCaataaggaaaaagagtgctcgtctaaGGAAGAAACAAAGCGAGACAAAAATGGTGTGCAAGCGGGATGGACTATTTTCGGGACTCCGacctaaccatcgcccccaaacaatcccggcttTCACTAACCATAAACCAAACAACAAGAGAGAAGTAAACAAAAGAACATAAAACAAGAAGCGCGACAGAAAAACCACGACAACAAGATGAAAAGGGAAACCCCCAGCTAAAAGAACCCACAACCGGCAAATAAACCACCGGTTGCAAGAAACACGTCCAACGCCGCAGGAAACCCACGACCAAGGACGGAGCGCCACTCGATTCACGACCACATCAGCGGAGATCCACCAAACACTCTCGACGCTAGCATAAATGCCGCAGAGCAGCCATAAGGACCCGACTCCACAGACCCCAACCCTGAGCGCACCCATGAGTTGGAAAAAGGTATGGAGAACGTCTCACATCCAACAACAAAACACCCAACCAGACCACCAAAAAGCTCTAAGAAAAAATGTCCAATGCCTCGAGATCACAACGACAAACAGACAAGACTCATCTCGAACCGATAAGCTCCCACAACAACCCTCAACACCGGCAGACAAGAGAATCTACCGCAGAGCAAACCAAGGAATCCGACACCCCAAACCCCAACCTCGAGCGAACCCAAGGGTTGAGAAAGGGTTTGGAGAACGTCCCAAAACAAACACCAAtgcaagacaaaaaaaaaacgacGGAACCAAGGTCATCGAAGAAAAACCAAACACCATCACATCAATACTTAATCCGAATAATGCTATACGTGGACATATCAAGGGCCACCGCATGTTTAATCTCATCCAAAGCATAAGGCCACCAGCCTTCAGAACAATCCCGATTCACCATCAAATCTGCCACATTATTGCCCTCACGATAAATATGAGAGACCTGGAGCCGTAAATCCTGAAGCAGCCTCAGAGTCCACTTCCAAGAAGCCAGAAAACGCCAAGGAATGTCAAGAGAATGAGAGTTCAGAAGCCGAACAACATAAGCCAAATCCGCCTCAAGCCAAAGATGCCGCCAATCTTTATGGTGAGCAATAGTAATAACATAGATCACCGCCAAGAGCTCCGTTTCAAAAGCAAAGCCAAGGCCCcgtttgaagtgaaaacaaccacggaCCCAACCTCTATGATCCCGATAAACCCTTCCTGCAGCAATGCTGCCAGGAGCACCCAAGGCCGAtccatcagtattcactttcATCCAAGGTCCCACCGGCGGCCACCAATGAACCTCAATCATGGAAGGTGGGGGAGCCGCACGAGTCTCAACCCCAATTCGCCGCAGAATCAGATAATCAAACCAAGAATTATTGGTCGTGCCAAGCTTAGCAAAATTCGAATCGACCTCCTTGAAAACCACCTTGAGAAAGCTAGAAATAGTGCGCT
It contains:
- the LOC130994089 gene encoding uncharacterized protein LOC130994089, coding for MTCRPAALADFPFKLQHTPSDRERVTLTRELDGEEIKVTLLGNNQNQNDCSDSDEESPARSAIDLIIEISKPNGKSMKFFAAAFAHKIKIQRLIMRSTSPSFNSQIAAEKSGDDNEEDEDFEFSLVHKDFKEFSAEDFVYDGKLGPIFPVFNLNLLLRDGGGGDD
- the LOC130994090 gene encoding uncharacterized protein LOC130994090, which codes for MIKFGLLWHKISLYASLLWHKISFCGIKFGLKLNISLLWKIWDYCNQATFNEVVYHQRTISSFLKVVFKEVDSNFAKLGTTNNSWFDYLILRRIGVETRAAPPPSMIEVHWWPPVGPWMKVNTDGSALGAPGSIAAGRVYRDHRGWVRGCFHFKRGLGFAFETELLAVIYVITIAHHKDWRHLWLEADLAYVVRLLNSHSLDIPWRFLASWKWTLRLLQDLRLQVSHIYREGNNVADLMVNRDCSEGWWPYALDEIKHAVALDMSTYSIIRIKY